One stretch of Tribolium castaneum strain GA2 chromosome 5, icTriCast1.1, whole genome shotgun sequence DNA includes these proteins:
- the LOC100142236 gene encoding solute carrier family 2, facilitated glucose transporter member 1-like isoform X1, producing the protein MSLKIYFAILVVSAASGFQHGYHFVIINNPSKVIQEWITELKTKKEGVAPTAAGVDLIWAVVVAIFSVGGAVGAFIIGIFADNFGRKGSLKWNTCLVLVAAAITLYSRRAKSYKVLLFGRFLSGITSGLTSGLCQMYSVEISPDEIRGGLSGVYQVAISFSMLVAAIAGIVFSEKETWHYIFIIPIVPAVLQLIALPFCPESPKFLLITKGSDAKAEKALKWLRESDDVAEELELLKEEDNRVKQLRGSSLKRILSNPAMTNALICCLILNISQQMCGIKTVIQFSTPVFEEMNLGPKVALYITAGMFIPLLITSIVFCFIIDKYGRRRMAEISLIGLIITTTFLFTSLYLRRKIVPSMKYAAIVGYFVFNGFYCIGIGPLGWFVPAEMFYHSSRTVAVCLSVASNYISSFIIGQAFFILKSEIDAYTSLIFIVLDIFSLLYIQQRLPETNQLSALDILDMYTFPQ; encoded by the exons ATGAGTCTGAAAATCTACTTCGCGATCCTCGTCGTTAGTGCGGCTTCGGGCTTCCAGCACGGCTATCACTTCGTTATTATTAACAACCCGTCAAAGGTGATACAGGAATGGATCACGGAACTGAAAACGAAAAAGGAAGGGGTAGCTCCGACTGCAGCCGGAGTCGACCTGATCTGGGCCGTTGTCGTGGCAATTTTCTCGGTTGGGGGAGCAGTTGGCGCGTTTATAATCGGGATCTTCGCGGATAACTTCGGTCGGAAGGGTAGTCTCAAGTGGAACACTTGTCTGGTCCTGGTGGCAGCGGCCATAACACTCTATTCCAGGAGAGCAAAGTCGTATAAAGTGCTTCTCTTCGGCCGCTTCCTGTCCGGAATCACCTCGGGGTTAACCTCCGGTTTGTGCCAAATGTACTCGGTTGAGATTTCGCCGGATGAGATCCGCGGCGGGCTCTCTGGGGTCTACCAAGTCGCGATTAGCTTTTCGATGCTTGTCGCTGCGATCGCGGGAATTGTCTTCTCGGAGAAAGAAACGTGGCACTATATTTTCATAATACCCATAGTACCGGCAGTTTTGCAACTTATTGCTCTACCGTTCTGCCCGGAATCGCCCAAATTCCTCTTGATCACTAAAGGCAGCGATGCCAAAGCCGAGAAGGCGCTCAAATGGCTGCGAGAGAGCGACGATGTTGCGGAAGAGTTAGAGTTGTTGAAAGAGGAGGATAATCGGGTCAAGCAATTACGGGGATCCTCTCTGAAACGTATTCTGAGCAACCCCGCCATGACCAACGCTTTGATTTgctgtttaattttgaatatttcgcAGCAAATGTGTGGCATTAAAACG GTAATTCAATTCTCGACCCCGGTTTTTGAAGAAATGAATCTGGGACCAAAAGTGGCCTTGTATATCACGGCAGGAATGTTCATACCTCTGCTAATTACATCGATAGTTTTCTGTTTTATTATCGATAAATACGGACGACGTAGAATGGCAGAAATTAGCTTAATAGGCCTGATTATAACAACAACTTTCCTTTTTACTTCTCTGTACTTGAGA AGAAAAATTGTACCAAGCATGAAGTATGCGGCTATTGTAGGATACTTCGTATTCAACGGGTTTTATTGCATCGGTATTGGCCCCTTGGGATGGTTTGTCCCAGCTGAGATGTTCTACCATTCATCCCGGACTGTCGCAGTTTGTTTATCAGTTGCATCAAACTACATTTCAAGTTTTATAATAGGGCAAgcgtttttcattttaaag AGCGAAATCGATGCATACACCAGCCtcatatttattgttttggaCATATTCTCGCTTCTTTACATCCAGCAACGCTTACCCGAGACGAACCAACTTAGTGCATTAGACATCCTCGATATGTACACCTTTCCACAATAA
- the LOC100142236 gene encoding solute carrier family 2, facilitated glucose transporter member 1-like isoform X3, which produces MSLKIYFAILVVSAASGFQHGYHFVIINNPSKVIQEWITELKTKKEGVAPTAAGVDLIWAVVVAIFSVGGAVGAFIIGIFADNFGRKGSLKWNTCLVLVAAAITLYSRRAKSYKVLLFGRFLSGITSGLTSGLCQMYSVEISPDEIRGGLSGVYQVAISFSMLVAAIAGIVFSEKETWHYIFIIPIVPAVLQLIALPFCPESPKFLLITKGSDAKAEKALKWLRESDDVAEELELLKEEDNRVKQLRGSSLKRILSNPAMTNALICCLILNISQQMCGIKTVIQFSTPVFEEMNLGPKVALYITAGMFIPLLITSIVFCFIIDKYGRRRMAEISLIGLIITTTFLFTSLYLRDTSYSTGFIASVLAPWDGLSQLRCSTIHPGLSQFVYQLHQTTFQVL; this is translated from the exons ATGAGTCTGAAAATCTACTTCGCGATCCTCGTCGTTAGTGCGGCTTCGGGCTTCCAGCACGGCTATCACTTCGTTATTATTAACAACCCGTCAAAGGTGATACAGGAATGGATCACGGAACTGAAAACGAAAAAGGAAGGGGTAGCTCCGACTGCAGCCGGAGTCGACCTGATCTGGGCCGTTGTCGTGGCAATTTTCTCGGTTGGGGGAGCAGTTGGCGCGTTTATAATCGGGATCTTCGCGGATAACTTCGGTCGGAAGGGTAGTCTCAAGTGGAACACTTGTCTGGTCCTGGTGGCAGCGGCCATAACACTCTATTCCAGGAGAGCAAAGTCGTATAAAGTGCTTCTCTTCGGCCGCTTCCTGTCCGGAATCACCTCGGGGTTAACCTCCGGTTTGTGCCAAATGTACTCGGTTGAGATTTCGCCGGATGAGATCCGCGGCGGGCTCTCTGGGGTCTACCAAGTCGCGATTAGCTTTTCGATGCTTGTCGCTGCGATCGCGGGAATTGTCTTCTCGGAGAAAGAAACGTGGCACTATATTTTCATAATACCCATAGTACCGGCAGTTTTGCAACTTATTGCTCTACCGTTCTGCCCGGAATCGCCCAAATTCCTCTTGATCACTAAAGGCAGCGATGCCAAAGCCGAGAAGGCGCTCAAATGGCTGCGAGAGAGCGACGATGTTGCGGAAGAGTTAGAGTTGTTGAAAGAGGAGGATAATCGGGTCAAGCAATTACGGGGATCCTCTCTGAAACGTATTCTGAGCAACCCCGCCATGACCAACGCTTTGATTTgctgtttaattttgaatatttcgcAGCAAATGTGTGGCATTAAAACG GTAATTCAATTCTCGACCCCGGTTTTTGAAGAAATGAATCTGGGACCAAAAGTGGCCTTGTATATCACGGCAGGAATGTTCATACCTCTGCTAATTACATCGATAGTTTTCTGTTTTATTATCGATAAATACGGACGACGTAGAATGGCAGAAATTAGCTTAATAGGCCTGATTATAACAACAACTTTCCTTTTTACTTCTCTGTACTTGAGA GATACTTCGTATTCAACGGGTTTTATTGCATCGGTATTGGCCCCTTGGGATGGTTTGTCCCAGCTGAGATGTTCTACCATTCATCCCGGACTGTCGCAGTTTGTTTATCAGTTGCATCAAACTACATTTCAAGTTTTATAA
- the LOC662641 gene encoding ubiquitin-conjugating enzyme E2 J2 isoform X1 encodes MSNRKTNSATSRLKQDYLRLKRDPVPYITAEPLPSNILEWHYVVCGPENTPYEGGFYHGKLVFPREFPFKPPSIYMITPNGRFRTNKKLCLSISDFHPDTWNPAWSVSTILTGLLSFMLEKSPTLGSIETSEYDKRQFAYHSLEFNLKDKEFCDLFPDTVTKIQDVLTQRSNMNNNVAENQKTSRSVAEPSNFQSCITNLIVFIGVAAFAITVKYVVITTASEAE; translated from the exons ATGTCGAATCGCAAGACAAATAGTGCCACTTCGCGACTCAAACAGGACTATTTGAGGCTGAAACGTGACCCCGTGCCCTACATTACCGCCGAACCTCTACCCTCGAATATCCTGGAATG GCACTATGTGGTGTGCGGGCCGGAAAATACGCCATATGAAGGGGGCTTCTACCACGGGAAGTTGGTTTTTCCGCGCGAGTTCCCCTTCAAGCCCCCTTCTATCTATATGATAACGCCTAATGGGAGATTTCGGACTAACAAGAAGCTGTGCTTGAGTATATCGGACTTTCATCCAGATACGTGGAATCCGGCGTGGAGCGTCTCCACAATACTCACAGGGCTTCTCAGTTTTATG ctTGAAAAGAGCCCCACTTTGGGGAGCATAGAAACGTCAGAGTACGACAAGCGGCAGTTTGCCTACCACTCGCTTGAATTCAATCTCAAAGACAAggagttttgtgatttatttccAGACACAGTTACCAAAATCCAG GACGTGCTGACGCAACGGAGTAACATGAATAATAACGTGGCAGAGAACCAGAAAACCTCTCGGTCAGTAGCAGAACCCAGCAATTTCCAATCATGTATTACTAATTTGATAGTATTTATTGGTGTTGCTGCATTTGCGATTACGGTAAAATACGTAGTAATAACAACGGCGTCTGAAGCTGAATAG
- the LOC100142236 gene encoding solute carrier family 2, facilitated glucose transporter member 1-like isoform X2, which produces MSLKIYFAILVVSAASGFQHGYHFVIINNPSKVIQEWITELKTKKEGVAPTAAGVDLIWAVVVAIFSVGGAVGAFIIGIFADNFGRKGSLKWNTCLVLVAAAITLYSRRAKSYKVLLFGRFLSGITSGLTSGLCQMYSVEISPDEIRGGLSGVYQVAISFSMLVAAIAGIVFSEKETWHYIFIIPIVPAVLQLIALPFCPESPKFLLITKGSDAKAEKALKWLRESDDVAEELELLKEEDNRVKQLRGSSLKRILSNPAMTNALICCLILNISQQMCGIKTVIQFSTPVFEEMNLGPKVALYITAGMFIPLLITSIVFCFIIDKYGRRRMAEISLIGLIITTTFLFTSLYLRVSIFIWDTSYSTGFIASVLAPWDGLSQLRCSTIHPGLSQFVYQLHQTTFQVL; this is translated from the exons ATGAGTCTGAAAATCTACTTCGCGATCCTCGTCGTTAGTGCGGCTTCGGGCTTCCAGCACGGCTATCACTTCGTTATTATTAACAACCCGTCAAAGGTGATACAGGAATGGATCACGGAACTGAAAACGAAAAAGGAAGGGGTAGCTCCGACTGCAGCCGGAGTCGACCTGATCTGGGCCGTTGTCGTGGCAATTTTCTCGGTTGGGGGAGCAGTTGGCGCGTTTATAATCGGGATCTTCGCGGATAACTTCGGTCGGAAGGGTAGTCTCAAGTGGAACACTTGTCTGGTCCTGGTGGCAGCGGCCATAACACTCTATTCCAGGAGAGCAAAGTCGTATAAAGTGCTTCTCTTCGGCCGCTTCCTGTCCGGAATCACCTCGGGGTTAACCTCCGGTTTGTGCCAAATGTACTCGGTTGAGATTTCGCCGGATGAGATCCGCGGCGGGCTCTCTGGGGTCTACCAAGTCGCGATTAGCTTTTCGATGCTTGTCGCTGCGATCGCGGGAATTGTCTTCTCGGAGAAAGAAACGTGGCACTATATTTTCATAATACCCATAGTACCGGCAGTTTTGCAACTTATTGCTCTACCGTTCTGCCCGGAATCGCCCAAATTCCTCTTGATCACTAAAGGCAGCGATGCCAAAGCCGAGAAGGCGCTCAAATGGCTGCGAGAGAGCGACGATGTTGCGGAAGAGTTAGAGTTGTTGAAAGAGGAGGATAATCGGGTCAAGCAATTACGGGGATCCTCTCTGAAACGTATTCTGAGCAACCCCGCCATGACCAACGCTTTGATTTgctgtttaattttgaatatttcgcAGCAAATGTGTGGCATTAAAACG GTAATTCAATTCTCGACCCCGGTTTTTGAAGAAATGAATCTGGGACCAAAAGTGGCCTTGTATATCACGGCAGGAATGTTCATACCTCTGCTAATTACATCGATAGTTTTCTGTTTTATTATCGATAAATACGGACGACGTAGAATGGCAGAAATTAGCTTAATAGGCCTGATTATAACAACAACTTTCCTTTTTACTTCTCTGTACTTGAGAGTGAGCATTTTTATTTGg GATACTTCGTATTCAACGGGTTTTATTGCATCGGTATTGGCCCCTTGGGATGGTTTGTCCCAGCTGAGATGTTCTACCATTCATCCCGGACTGTCGCAGTTTGTTTATCAGTTGCATCAAACTACATTTCAAGTTTTATAA
- the LOC100141542 gene encoding solute carrier family 2, facilitated glucose transporter member 3-like isoform X1, which produces MESLVKFLFCVVTIAGSGFVYGFHTGFLNILSATLMQWYDDVSDERLDTKQIKEPLNLGAIHAWVTISFSIGGVIGAALIWPFATYLGRKLSLFCSNLIVVFALIIVSFVSPSSTFELLIFGRVLLGVSAGINSGIGPMYLVEISPHCLRGFAGSCYYLIVALSIFMAYVFTHPTIMGEIETWSYVFVVSGCPIIIQSIMLIFCPESPKYLMFDKGDEDRAEDAVADIEGEEIDEEMDDLREEMALLDEIGPVTIERLFKDETLRNPLIISAVVMLGQQMTGVTCLLYFSCVIFEHLGFDDFKANAMALGLAFVNWFCALVCVFAVDKVGRKPLLLASYFGMVLTVFCFTLTMILMSISVRPNQAIDTIAVVLIYLYVMFFALGAGTIGWFFTAEISNHFARPITVSMTVMLYWIVQLIFVGCFLPFWFMIHTYTFLFYIIFDIATVAFLLLTLRETAMVPSVDITEMFYD; this is translated from the exons ATGGAAAGTCTtgttaaatttcttttttgtgtGGTAACAATTGCAGGTTCGGGTTTTGTTTACGGCTTCCACACAGGTTTCCTCAATATTCTCTCAGCG ACACTGATGCAATGGTATGACGACGTTTCAGACGAGCGGCTCGATACAAAGCAAATTAAGGAGCCCTTAAACCTGGGAGCTATTCACGCTTGGGTCACAATTTCCTTTTCGATTGGAGGCGTGATCGGAGCTGCCCTTATATGGCCCTTCGCCACTTACCTCGGCCGAAAACTATCTCTTTTCTGCAGTAACTTAATAGTGGTGTTTGCGCTTATCATCGTGAGTTTTGTCAGTCCTTCAAGCACTTTCGAATTGCTGATTTTCGGAAGAGTCCTTCTGGGTGTGTCGGCCGGAATTAACAGTGGAATAGGACCAATGTACTTGGTCGAAATCTCGCCTCACTGCCTGCGAGGCTTTGCCGGGAGTTGTTATTACCTGATTGTGGCTTTATCAATTTTCATGGCTTATGTTTTCACCCATCCTACGATAATGGGGGAAATCGAGACGTGGTCTTATGTTTTTGTCGTGTCGGGATGCCCGATTATAATTCAG TCTATAATGCTTATATTTTGTCCCGAAAGCCCCAAATACCTCATGTTCGATAAAGGGGATGAGGATAGAGCCGAGGACGCGGTAGCGGACATTGAAGGGGAAGAAATCGACGAAGAAATGGACGATTTGAGGGAAGAAATGGCCCTTTTGGACGAAATTGGACCAGTGACAATAGAACGGCTGTTCAAAGATGAGACTTTGAGGAACCCTTTAATAATCTCGGCTGTCGTCATGTTGGGACAACAAATGACAGGAGTTACCTGT TTGTTGTACTTTTCGTGCGTAATTTTCGAACACCTGGGCTTCGACGATTTCAAAGCCAACGCAATGGCTCTAGGTCTAGCTTTCGTGAACTGGTTTTGCGCCCTTGTGTGCGTATTTGCGGTGGACAAAGTGGGCCGCAAGCCTCTATTGCTGGCTAGTTATTTCGGTATGGTGCtaacagtgttttgttttactCTCACGATGATTCTAATG TCAATTTCAGTGCGACCTAATCAAGCCATTGACACAATCGCCGTCGTTCTGATTTATCTATATGTGATGTTTTTTGCGCTTGGCGCTGGTACCATTGGGTGGTTCTTTACGGCAGAAATTTCGAACCATTTCGCCAGACCCATCACCGTTTCTATGACGGTGATGTTGTACTGGATCGTCCAACTTATTTTTGTTGGGTGCTTTTTACCTTTTTGG ttcatgATTCACACTTATACgtttttgttttacattatatTCGATATTGCGACAGTTGCTTTTCTCTTACTAACGCTAAGGGAAACCGCAATGGTGCCTAGTGTCGATATCACGGAAATGTTTTATGATTAA
- the LOC100141542 gene encoding solute carrier family 2, facilitated glucose transporter member 1-like isoform X2: MESLVKFLFCVVTIAGSGFVYGFHTGFLNILSATLMQWYDDVSDERLDTKQIKEPLNLGAIHAWVTISFSIGGVIGAALIWPFATYLGRKLSLFCSNLIVVFALIIVSFVSPSSTFELLIFGRVLLGVSAGINSGIGPMYLVEISPHCLRGFAGSCYYLIVALSIFMAYVFTHPTIMGEIETWSYVFVVSGCPIIIQSIMLIFCPESPKYLMFDKGDEDRAEDAVADIEGEEIDEEMDDLREEMALLDEIGPVTIERLFKDETLRNPLIISAVVMLGQQMTGVTCLLYFSCVIFEHLGFDDFKANAMALGLAFVNWFCALVCVFAVDKVGRKPLLLASYFGMVLTVFCFTLTMILMCDLIKPLTQSPSF, translated from the exons ATGGAAAGTCTtgttaaatttcttttttgtgtGGTAACAATTGCAGGTTCGGGTTTTGTTTACGGCTTCCACACAGGTTTCCTCAATATTCTCTCAGCG ACACTGATGCAATGGTATGACGACGTTTCAGACGAGCGGCTCGATACAAAGCAAATTAAGGAGCCCTTAAACCTGGGAGCTATTCACGCTTGGGTCACAATTTCCTTTTCGATTGGAGGCGTGATCGGAGCTGCCCTTATATGGCCCTTCGCCACTTACCTCGGCCGAAAACTATCTCTTTTCTGCAGTAACTTAATAGTGGTGTTTGCGCTTATCATCGTGAGTTTTGTCAGTCCTTCAAGCACTTTCGAATTGCTGATTTTCGGAAGAGTCCTTCTGGGTGTGTCGGCCGGAATTAACAGTGGAATAGGACCAATGTACTTGGTCGAAATCTCGCCTCACTGCCTGCGAGGCTTTGCCGGGAGTTGTTATTACCTGATTGTGGCTTTATCAATTTTCATGGCTTATGTTTTCACCCATCCTACGATAATGGGGGAAATCGAGACGTGGTCTTATGTTTTTGTCGTGTCGGGATGCCCGATTATAATTCAG TCTATAATGCTTATATTTTGTCCCGAAAGCCCCAAATACCTCATGTTCGATAAAGGGGATGAGGATAGAGCCGAGGACGCGGTAGCGGACATTGAAGGGGAAGAAATCGACGAAGAAATGGACGATTTGAGGGAAGAAATGGCCCTTTTGGACGAAATTGGACCAGTGACAATAGAACGGCTGTTCAAAGATGAGACTTTGAGGAACCCTTTAATAATCTCGGCTGTCGTCATGTTGGGACAACAAATGACAGGAGTTACCTGT TTGTTGTACTTTTCGTGCGTAATTTTCGAACACCTGGGCTTCGACGATTTCAAAGCCAACGCAATGGCTCTAGGTCTAGCTTTCGTGAACTGGTTTTGCGCCCTTGTGTGCGTATTTGCGGTGGACAAAGTGGGCCGCAAGCCTCTATTGCTGGCTAGTTATTTCGGTATGGTGCtaacagtgttttgttttactCTCACGATGATTCTAATG TGCGACCTAATCAAGCCATTGACACAATCGCCGTCGTTCTGA
- the LOC100142443 gene encoding solute carrier family 2, facilitated glucose transporter member 1-like — translation MVRVKTHLQRVFSVFCSKFIFAVIVASLSGFQHGYHLGIVNIPAEVLQEWIREVAINRKGEPATEGFIMVFWSTLVAIFSLGGIVGGSLTNLFAEKFGRRNSLLWSNVLALLGIVFLVYSKVSECYELLVVGRFVAGVNAGLNSGLCQIYLIEIAPDKIRGFVGGFYQLIIAMSILISQIMGAVLGDDEQWPFMFLVGFIPVCLQLCLLPLCPESPKYLFITKGDKEGAEAALVWFRGTNNVYKEMYKLKEENNLHKSVDDVNLGKLLCDISLRSRLAVSLIINIGQQLCGLNALIYFSNEIFKNMGMSEELATQTTIAMGAVNVVVTLLGIIFVDCIGRRIVLLVGFLGMGINTLLLGIILNLGKIASFIDYIATVLVFVFVILFAMGVGTIPWFLTGEIFNHTPRSIAVTITVSSNWLFNFVVAQTFLPLQSVIGNYAFLVFVVFDCFFYFFTVLHLPETARRSAKEIFEIYYE, via the exons ATGGTGCGTGTAAAAACGCACCTCCAAAGAGTTTTCTCAGTATTTTGCTCCAAATTCATTTTCGCGGTTATCGTCGCCAGTCTTTCAGGCTTCCAGCATGGCTACCACCTTGGCATTGTCAACATTCCGGCTGAA GTCTTGCAGGAGTGGATCCGGGAAGTGGCAATTAACCGCAAGGGAGAACCCGCAACTGAAGGTTTCATCATGGTGTTTTGGTCAACTCTCGTTGCCATTTTTTCACTTGGGGGCATTGTCGGGGGCAGTTTGACGAACCTCTTCGCTGAGAAATTCGGCCGAAGGAATAGCTTGTTGTGGAGCAATGTTTTAGCTCTTTTAGGGATTGTTTTCCTTGTCTATTCCAAAGTGTCCGAATGTTACGAATTGCTCGTTGTTGGGAGGTTTGTCGCGGGAGTGAACGCCGGGTTAAACTCGGGGCTTTGCCAAATCTATTTGATCGAAATCGCTCCCGATAAAATCCGGGGGTTTGTTGGGGGGTTCTACCAGTTAATTATCGCAATGTCTATTTTGATTTCGCAAATAATGGGAGCGGTTCTGGGAGACGATGAGCAATGGCCGTTTATGTTTCTGGTCGGTTTTATACCAGTTTGCCTACAGTTGTGCCTTTTACCGCTATGTCCCGAGTCCCCTAAGTATCTTTTCATAACGAAAGGCGACAAGGAGGGAGCCGAAGCTGCCCTGGTTTGGTTCAGAGGCACTAACAACGTTTACAAAGAAATGTACAAACTCAAGGAAGAAAACAATTTGCACAAAAGTGTAGACGATGTGAATTTGGGTAAATTACTGTGTGATATTTCCTTGAGGAGCCGTTTGGCTGTCTCTTTGATTATAAATATTGGACAACAGCTGTGCGGACTCAACGCT CTGATTTATTTCTCGAACGAGATATTCAAGAATATGGGCATGTCGGAAGAACTGGCCACCCAAACGACCATTGCCATGGGTGCGGTGAATGTTGTGGTAACCCTGTTGGGTATTATCTTCGTGGATTGCATCGGTCGTCGCATTGTCTTACTTGTCGGTTTCCTGGGGATGGGTATAAACACGTTACTTTTGGGCATAATCCTAAATTTAGGA AAAATTGCAAGTTTTATCGACTATATCGCAACAGTATTGGTTTTTGTTTTCGTAATTCTGTTCGCGATGGGCGTTGGTACAATACCATGGTTCTTGACTGGTGAAATTTTCAACCATACCCCTCGCTCGATTGCGGTGACCATAACCGTCAGCAGTAACTGGTTGTTTAATTTCGTGGTGGCCCAAACCTTTTTGCCCTTACAG AGCGTCATTGGGAATTACGCGTTTCTAGTTTTCGTCGTCTTTGACTGTTTCTTTTACTTCTTTACTGTTCTGCACCTCCCGGAAACAGCGCGTCGTTCCGCCAaagaaatatttgaaatttattacgaATAA
- the LOC100141542 gene encoding solute carrier family 2, facilitated glucose transporter member 3-like isoform X3 encodes MYLVEISPHCLRGFAGSCYYLIVALSIFMAYVFTHPTIMGEIETWSYVFVVSGCPIIIQSIMLIFCPESPKYLMFDKGDEDRAEDAVADIEGEEIDEEMDDLREEMALLDEIGPVTIERLFKDETLRNPLIISAVVMLGQQMTGVTCLLYFSCVIFEHLGFDDFKANAMALGLAFVNWFCALVCVFAVDKVGRKPLLLASYFGMVLTVFCFTLTMILMSISVRPNQAIDTIAVVLIYLYVMFFALGAGTIGWFFTAEISNHFARPITVSMTVMLYWIVQLIFVGCFLPFWFMIHTYTFLFYIIFDIATVAFLLLTLRETAMVPSVDITEMFYD; translated from the exons ATGTACTTGGTCGAAATCTCGCCTCACTGCCTGCGAGGCTTTGCCGGGAGTTGTTATTACCTGATTGTGGCTTTATCAATTTTCATGGCTTATGTTTTCACCCATCCTACGATAATGGGGGAAATCGAGACGTGGTCTTATGTTTTTGTCGTGTCGGGATGCCCGATTATAATTCAG TCTATAATGCTTATATTTTGTCCCGAAAGCCCCAAATACCTCATGTTCGATAAAGGGGATGAGGATAGAGCCGAGGACGCGGTAGCGGACATTGAAGGGGAAGAAATCGACGAAGAAATGGACGATTTGAGGGAAGAAATGGCCCTTTTGGACGAAATTGGACCAGTGACAATAGAACGGCTGTTCAAAGATGAGACTTTGAGGAACCCTTTAATAATCTCGGCTGTCGTCATGTTGGGACAACAAATGACAGGAGTTACCTGT TTGTTGTACTTTTCGTGCGTAATTTTCGAACACCTGGGCTTCGACGATTTCAAAGCCAACGCAATGGCTCTAGGTCTAGCTTTCGTGAACTGGTTTTGCGCCCTTGTGTGCGTATTTGCGGTGGACAAAGTGGGCCGCAAGCCTCTATTGCTGGCTAGTTATTTCGGTATGGTGCtaacagtgttttgttttactCTCACGATGATTCTAATG TCAATTTCAGTGCGACCTAATCAAGCCATTGACACAATCGCCGTCGTTCTGATTTATCTATATGTGATGTTTTTTGCGCTTGGCGCTGGTACCATTGGGTGGTTCTTTACGGCAGAAATTTCGAACCATTTCGCCAGACCCATCACCGTTTCTATGACGGTGATGTTGTACTGGATCGTCCAACTTATTTTTGTTGGGTGCTTTTTACCTTTTTGG ttcatgATTCACACTTATACgtttttgttttacattatatTCGATATTGCGACAGTTGCTTTTCTCTTACTAACGCTAAGGGAAACCGCAATGGTGCCTAGTGTCGATATCACGGAAATGTTTTATGATTAA
- the LOC662641 gene encoding ubiquitin-conjugating enzyme E2 J2 isoform X2 encodes MSNRKTNSATSRLKQDYLRLKRDPVPYITAEPLPSNILEWHYVVCGPENTPYEGGFYHGKLVFPREFPFKPPSIYMITPNGRFRTNKKLCLSISDFHPDTWNPAWSVSTILTGLLSFMLEKSPTLGSIETSEYDKRQFAYHSLEFNLKDKEFCDLFPDTVTKIQDVLTQRSNMNNNVAENQKTSRFRNCQERRRIFNLCRKFKRLFSRAHV; translated from the exons ATGTCGAATCGCAAGACAAATAGTGCCACTTCGCGACTCAAACAGGACTATTTGAGGCTGAAACGTGACCCCGTGCCCTACATTACCGCCGAACCTCTACCCTCGAATATCCTGGAATG GCACTATGTGGTGTGCGGGCCGGAAAATACGCCATATGAAGGGGGCTTCTACCACGGGAAGTTGGTTTTTCCGCGCGAGTTCCCCTTCAAGCCCCCTTCTATCTATATGATAACGCCTAATGGGAGATTTCGGACTAACAAGAAGCTGTGCTTGAGTATATCGGACTTTCATCCAGATACGTGGAATCCGGCGTGGAGCGTCTCCACAATACTCACAGGGCTTCTCAGTTTTATG ctTGAAAAGAGCCCCACTTTGGGGAGCATAGAAACGTCAGAGTACGACAAGCGGCAGTTTGCCTACCACTCGCTTGAATTCAATCTCAAAGACAAggagttttgtgatttatttccAGACACAGTTACCAAAATCCAG GACGTGCTGACGCAACGGAGTAACATGAATAATAACGTGGCAGAGAACCAGAAAACCTCTCG TTTTCGCAATTGTCAAGAACGGCGCAGGATATTTAatctttgtaggaaatttaagaGACTTTTTTCTAGAGCACACGTTTAG